In a single window of the Entelurus aequoreus isolate RoL-2023_Sb linkage group LG16, RoL_Eaeq_v1.1, whole genome shotgun sequence genome:
- the LOC133631293 gene encoding uncharacterized protein LOC133631293 — protein MYSYAFTSTCIKHAESYTSSYHLGAPFRVPFHLIKFIMNRDIAVVPSGWYDDRMVFWPSYKNTDRIERAALNEEQHEPNWPRFDVSVVRTCDNYKDALKIMQQYGKGCNTSDLQSEAENEELPEKRNRKPVHRLGDSDDSEEDPENSDLTSLGLASQLHRQTPPSRRVPARVMSTCQLDSSTGDNFLAPHHGEGRIHMPSPAPALNMQRVTQGTAVPPRLPPPPSPAALNMWQTEEPGSSLAYRPTWRGERMADNISCSGEQ, from the exons atgtattcatatgccttcaccagcacatgcattaaacatgcagagagttacacaag ttcttaccaccttggggcaccattcag ggtgccttttcatctgattaaatttataatgaacagggacattgcggttgtcccaagtggatggtatgatgataggatggttttctggcccagctataaaaacaccgacagaattgaaagggccgctttaaatgaggagcagcatgagccaaactggccaagatttgacgtttctgttgtccgaacttgtg acaactacaaagacgcattaaaaataatgcaacaatatggaaagggctgcaacacctcagacctgcaatctgaggcagagaacgaggagctgccagaaaaaaggaacaggaagccagt ccatcgtctcggggactcagatgatagcgaagaagacccggaaAATAGTGACCTCACctctctggggttggcaagccaattgcacaggcaga ctccaccgtctcgccgagtgccagcaagagtcatgagtacttgtcaactcgattcctcaactggagataactttctag cacctcaccatggggaaggacgcattcatatgccttcaccagcacctgcattaaacatgcagagagttacacaag gaacggcagtccctcctcgactccctccacccccctcaccagcagccctcaacatgtggcagacagaggagcctggatccagcctggcctacaggccaacatggcgaggggaaagaatggccgacaacatttcctgctctggtgagcaataa